A region of Allocoleopsis franciscana PCC 7113 DNA encodes the following proteins:
- a CDS encoding histone deacetylase family protein, which translates to MLPVIYSDQFLNHDNGRFHPERPERLTAIVNALKAAPWADKLEWQLPTPVETRSVMPLLQQIHAPLYIERVREIATSGGGMLDADTAISPRSYDVALLAVSAWLDGVDRVLATDNPAFVLARPPGHHAERERGMGFCLFSNAAIAAYYALKQPGIHRVGILDWDVHHGNGTQDIVESDAQIAYCSLHQHPCYPGTGQASERGLYKNVLNLPMPPGSTVANYQPMFEQKILPFFRDFQPDLLIISAGYDATGDDPLAGIALNPQDFGLFTQSCLQLTRRILFGLEGGYHLTALAQSVVATIESCLT; encoded by the coding sequence ATGCTGCCCGTTATTTATTCCGATCAATTTCTCAATCATGACAATGGTCGATTTCACCCAGAACGACCAGAACGTCTAACCGCCATTGTAAACGCCCTCAAAGCCGCACCTTGGGCTGACAAACTGGAGTGGCAGCTACCGACGCCCGTGGAAACACGTTCCGTGATGCCTCTTTTGCAACAAATTCATGCCCCACTCTACATTGAACGGGTTCGGGAAATTGCCACGAGTGGCGGTGGAATGCTGGACGCAGATACAGCCATTTCTCCTCGCAGTTATGATGTAGCCCTGCTAGCCGTTAGTGCTTGGTTAGATGGGGTGGATCGGGTTCTCGCAACTGACAATCCCGCCTTTGTCCTCGCACGTCCACCCGGACACCATGCTGAGCGAGAGAGGGGGATGGGATTTTGCTTATTTTCTAATGCTGCGATCGCCGCTTACTATGCCTTAAAACAACCCGGTATCCATCGCGTTGGTATTCTGGATTGGGATGTTCATCACGGTAACGGTACACAAGATATTGTGGAGAGCGACGCCCAAATTGCCTACTGTTCGCTGCATCAACATCCCTGCTATCCCGGTACGGGTCAAGCGAGTGAGCGGGGGTTATATAAAAATGTACTCAATCTCCCCATGCCACCGGGCAGCACAGTTGCGAATTACCAGCCCATGTTTGAGCAGAAAATCCTGCCGTTTTTCCGAGATTTTCAGCCAGATTTACTGATTATCAGTGCGGGTTATGATGCCACTGGGGATGACCCCTTGGCAGGAATTGCTCTCAATCCACAAGATTTTGGACTCTTTACTCAGTCGTGTCTGCAACTGACTCGTCGCATTCTTTTTGGTTTAGAAGGGGGTTATCATCTTACCGCCCTTGCTCAGTCAGTCGTGGCGACGATTGAAAGTTGCTTGACTTGA
- a CDS encoding DUF2382 domain-containing protein → MALAKIADFYPNYKQDIFGGDDIKGYDVYSENNEKIGSVYDALLDNNSGRFRYFVVDTGFWIFGKKVLLPIGRARIDYDRHRVYATSMTREQVEHLPEYNDNMTVDYDYEERVRNIYRPAQTAATTPTYNRNNYTYDHDRELYDTNEQSHRNLKLYEERLVANKERHKTGEVSIGKHVESETARVSVPVEKERVIIERNNPSGAREVAPGEADFREGEAARMEVYEETADIQKKAFVREEVGIKKEVVRDTVNATEKVRREELDLDVDGRPVIDKNR, encoded by the coding sequence ATGGCACTTGCAAAAATTGCGGATTTTTATCCGAACTACAAACAAGATATTTTCGGTGGTGATGACATCAAAGGTTATGATGTTTATTCCGAAAATAACGAAAAAATTGGTAGCGTTTATGATGCCCTTCTAGATAATAATTCTGGTCGCTTCCGGTATTTCGTGGTTGATACGGGATTCTGGATTTTTGGTAAAAAGGTATTACTACCTATCGGTCGTGCGCGGATTGATTATGATCGGCACCGGGTTTATGCCACAAGCATGACGAGAGAGCAAGTAGAACACTTGCCTGAGTATAACGACAACATGACCGTTGATTACGATTACGAAGAACGAGTCAGAAACATTTATCGACCAGCTCAGACAGCAGCTACCACGCCGACCTACAACCGCAACAACTATACCTACGATCACGATCGAGAACTCTACGACACCAATGAGCAATCTCATCGCAATCTCAAGCTGTATGAAGAACGCCTGGTTGCCAACAAAGAGCGTCATAAGACAGGTGAAGTATCGATCGGCAAGCATGTTGAATCGGAAACCGCCAGGGTTTCTGTACCGGTTGAAAAAGAGCGCGTGATTATTGAGCGCAACAATCCTAGCGGGGCGAGAGAAGTTGCACCTGGTGAAGCTGATTTCCGGGAAGGGGAAGCAGCTCGGATGGAAGTCTATGAAGAGACAGCAGATATTCAGAAAAAAGCTTTTGTCCGTGAAGAAGTTGGCATCAAAAAAGAAGTAGTTCGTGACACGGTAAATGCAACAGAAAAGGTGCGTCGCGAAGAATTAGATCTTGATGTTGACGGCAGGCCAGTAATTGATAAAAATCGCTAG
- the fdxB gene encoding ferredoxin III, nif-specific yields MTQLTGITLGGKNWTPQFAQKINKDKCIGCGRCYKVCGRNVLQLKALNEEGEFVEDEDDEEIERKVMTILNPENCIGCQACSRICPKNCYTHSPHELN; encoded by the coding sequence ATGACTCAGCTCACTGGAATAACATTGGGTGGCAAAAATTGGACTCCTCAATTTGCTCAGAAAATTAACAAAGATAAATGCATCGGCTGTGGCAGATGCTACAAAGTATGTGGTCGAAATGTGCTGCAATTAAAGGCACTGAATGAAGAGGGTGAATTTGTAGAGGATGAAGACGATGAGGAAATTGAACGAAAAGTGATGACGATTCTCAACCCAGAAAATTGTATTGGTTGTCAGGCTTGTTCACGAATTTGTCCCAAGAATTGCTATACCCATTCCCCTCACGAACTCAATTAA
- a CDS encoding TRAFAC clade GTPase domain-containing protein encodes MPQELKIAMLGPTGVGKTSLLTAMYEQFENTIGKANLQLTPDLESSAILQERLGELKSLTDNFEPKGGIEGTENPQSFIFAFGKKGVKPSVQLHFQDFPGKYLDKKSPLENKKFVEELLHECVAVLIAIDAPALMEDDGKWHDAINRPQQITNFFQRTYQDMNSPRLVILAPVRCEKYLQDLTSANALLKSVKDKYAKLLDLFSSDALLPWVVSVVTPVQTIGTVIFKDIREIDGTPHFYFRKTGHDAEYSPKDSEQPLRYLLRFVLKLHLDQKNWGFFNPIRVWLGWDEHLKEAIRQTASGCKSTWGFTVIQGEKWLNIK; translated from the coding sequence ATGCCACAAGAACTTAAAATCGCTATGCTTGGGCCTACTGGTGTAGGTAAGACCAGTCTCTTGACAGCTATGTATGAGCAGTTTGAGAACACTATTGGTAAAGCCAATCTGCAACTTACGCCTGATTTGGAAAGCTCAGCAATTCTGCAAGAGCGTTTGGGGGAACTCAAAAGCCTGACTGACAATTTTGAACCCAAAGGAGGAATTGAAGGTACTGAGAATCCCCAGTCTTTCATTTTCGCTTTCGGAAAGAAGGGAGTTAAGCCCTCTGTACAACTACACTTTCAAGACTTCCCAGGCAAATACCTCGACAAGAAATCACCCCTTGAGAACAAGAAGTTTGTCGAGGAACTTCTGCATGAATGTGTTGCAGTTCTTATCGCTATTGATGCTCCAGCATTAATGGAAGATGACGGTAAGTGGCATGACGCTATCAATAGGCCGCAGCAGATAACCAACTTCTTCCAAAGGACATACCAAGATATGAATTCACCGCGACTGGTTATCTTAGCTCCTGTTAGGTGCGAGAAGTACTTACAAGACTTAACATCTGCCAATGCTTTACTGAAAAGTGTCAAGGATAAATATGCCAAACTGCTGGATCTTTTCAGTTCGGATGCTCTGCTTCCCTGGGTAGTCAGCGTGGTTACGCCTGTTCAGACTATTGGTACTGTGATTTTCAAAGATATTCGGGAGATTGATGGTACGCCACATTTTTACTTTCGTAAGACTGGGCATGATGCTGAATACAGTCCCAAGGATAGTGAACAACCATTGCGGTATCTCTTGCGGTTCGTATTGAAACTCCATCTCGATCAGAAAAACTGGGGATTCTTCAATCCCATACGTGTTTGGTTGGGTTGGGATGAACACCTAAAGGAAGCAATTCGTCAGACTGCCAGTGGTTGTAAATCTACTTGGGGGTTCACAGTGATACAGGGTGAAAAGTGGCTAAATATTAAGTAG
- a CDS encoding helix-turn-helix domain-containing protein: MAYTITTRCVGCDSCRPHCPTGAIQIESEQYWIDPSLCNSCAGYYPEPQCAVLCPISSAVPLQAKKGRCKVDTRTATSPDLFANSKSNPFASAIVMWELCNLLAQRQSLPWEADTTGKLSYRRQVSKGRGSITFRVIETVELEPPVALQGKTALSAIGALDIRAACMHLIYAAHATAIEKPWEQEFIISDRQIEEYLGLEKRKDLSKLAKLTLIKDLAQQPCKITTCIDWPQQGRVQGFTVEDSRLWHLLGIQHHFQEDHLGCKHLVGLTFRVKAGTWAKYFLNKQGCRERTSFYQYGSLPKSLLSAVMSIWQQHEGAARMMLWLLFKTKMGREQRITIPTLMRVAYGEAKVTVAASYREERKRLLRTFESDLEVLNHYGLKPVFDPITYPPEIQPLWAKLVDLPDDAEAALEFWTKDGSNGTRLTDSGPRGKWNRLMNARILWFELPAAWEPQATEVKKKPQRTTNRRINSKIQPVLSREEIMAARKNLRLSQRELAKMTGKSQSWIRDIENGRFRASSADQLLLRKVLGLA; this comes from the coding sequence ATGGCTTATACAATTACGACGCGTTGTGTGGGATGTGATAGCTGCCGCCCTCACTGTCCTACAGGCGCAATCCAAATCGAGAGCGAACAATACTGGATCGACCCAAGTCTTTGTAATAGCTGCGCGGGATATTACCCGGAACCGCAGTGTGCCGTTTTGTGCCCCATTAGCTCTGCTGTTCCTTTGCAGGCTAAAAAAGGTAGATGCAAGGTCGATACCAGAACAGCCACTAGTCCTGACTTGTTTGCCAACAGCAAAAGTAACCCTTTTGCCTCCGCGATTGTGATGTGGGAACTGTGCAATCTGCTGGCGCAACGACAATCACTGCCTTGGGAAGCCGATACAACGGGGAAACTCAGTTATCGGCGACAAGTCAGCAAAGGTCGAGGATCGATTACGTTCCGAGTCATAGAGACGGTAGAGTTAGAGCCACCCGTCGCCTTACAAGGAAAAACAGCCCTCTCTGCCATTGGTGCATTGGATATCCGAGCGGCTTGTATGCATTTGATCTATGCTGCCCATGCAACCGCGATCGAGAAACCTTGGGAGCAAGAATTTATAATTAGCGATCGCCAAATCGAAGAATACTTAGGCTTAGAGAAGCGCAAAGACCTCAGCAAACTTGCGAAGCTCACCCTGATTAAAGACCTTGCACAACAGCCGTGCAAAATTACAACTTGCATTGACTGGCCTCAGCAAGGCAGAGTTCAAGGTTTTACCGTTGAGGACAGTCGCTTGTGGCACTTGCTAGGAATTCAGCACCACTTCCAAGAAGATCATCTGGGGTGCAAACATTTAGTGGGACTCACGTTTAGAGTCAAAGCGGGCACCTGGGCTAAGTATTTTTTGAACAAGCAAGGCTGTAGGGAGCGAACCTCTTTCTACCAATACGGCAGTCTACCGAAATCTCTGTTAAGCGCTGTCATGAGCATCTGGCAGCAACATGAAGGAGCCGCTCGTATGATGCTATGGTTACTCTTTAAAACCAAAATGGGACGAGAACAACGTATCACCATCCCAACGTTAATGCGGGTGGCTTACGGTGAGGCAAAAGTCACCGTTGCGGCTTCGTATCGGGAAGAACGGAAGCGGTTGCTGCGGACGTTTGAAAGTGACCTGGAAGTACTCAACCATTATGGGCTAAAACCCGTATTCGATCCCATTACTTACCCACCCGAAATTCAGCCTTTGTGGGCTAAATTAGTGGATCTTCCAGATGATGCAGAAGCGGCACTAGAGTTCTGGACGAAAGATGGTAGCAATGGCACCCGCTTGACGGATTCTGGTCCTCGTGGAAAGTGGAATCGGTTGATGAATGCCCGTATTTTGTGGTTTGAACTCCCAGCCGCATGGGAACCACAAGCCACTGAAGTGAAAAAAAAGCCGCAGCGAACCACGAATAGAAGAATAAACTCAAAAATTCAGCCCGTTCTCTCTCGTGAAGAGATTATGGCAGCCAGAAAGAATCTGCGCCTGAGTCAGAGAGAATTGGCCAAGATGACAGGTAAAAGCCAGAGTTGGATTAGGGATATTGAAAATGGTCGCTTTCGAGCGAGTTCAGCCGACCAACTGTTGTTGCGAAAAGTATTAGGGTTAGCGTAA
- a CDS encoding cytochrome c oxidase subunit II, producing MKEIPASVITLVIGVIVTLISLWVGQNHGLLPEQASAQAPLVDGFFNVMVTIGTALFLVVEGAILFFAIKYRRRPGDDTDGVPISENFALEVFWTAIPAIIVIGLGVYSVEVFRDMGGFAPAGVGHNMMAHTHSHSQMANMPGSAMAAPMIADSEDMTTEAAATANDAKYGFGATPQERSKPADLVVNVSGMQFAWIFTYPDTGVTSGELHVPMGKDVQLNISATDVIHSFWVPQFRLKQDAIPGQPTELRFVATKTGEYPVVCAELCGGYHGAMRSQVIVHTPEDYDRWLEENRVAQAKQLNQTVAVNPANLPASEFLAPYTSEMGINSDTLAQLPRAH from the coding sequence ATGAAAGAAATTCCAGCTTCAGTGATAACCCTGGTGATTGGCGTCATCGTCACGCTGATCAGCCTTTGGGTGGGTCAAAACCACGGTCTACTACCAGAACAAGCGTCCGCGCAAGCGCCTCTAGTAGACGGATTTTTTAACGTGATGGTTACCATCGGGACTGCCCTGTTTTTAGTCGTCGAAGGAGCCATCTTATTTTTTGCGATTAAGTATCGTCGGCGTCCGGGGGATGATACCGATGGAGTGCCGATTAGTGAAAACTTTGCCTTAGAAGTTTTTTGGACGGCGATTCCCGCGATCATTGTGATCGGCCTGGGGGTCTACAGTGTTGAGGTTTTCCGGGATATGGGTGGCTTTGCACCGGCGGGTGTGGGTCACAACATGATGGCTCACACTCATTCCCACTCCCAGATGGCGAACATGCCAGGGAGTGCCATGGCAGCTCCCATGATTGCTGACTCTGAAGACATGACAACGGAAGCAGCCGCAACAGCCAATGATGCCAAATACGGTTTTGGCGCAACTCCGCAAGAAAGAAGCAAACCCGCTGATTTGGTGGTGAATGTTTCCGGGATGCAGTTTGCTTGGATTTTTACCTATCCCGATACGGGTGTTACCTCTGGGGAATTGCACGTTCCGATGGGGAAAGATGTACAACTCAACATCTCGGCTACCGATGTGATTCATTCCTTCTGGGTGCCTCAGTTCCGCCTCAAGCAAGACGCGATTCCGGGGCAGCCTACCGAGTTGCGCTTCGTTGCCACCAAGACGGGGGAATACCCGGTGGTTTGTGCTGAACTTTGTGGAGGTTACCACGGCGCAATGCGATCGCAAGTCATTGTCCATACACCGGAAGATTACGATCGCTGGCTGGAAGAAAACCGCGTGGCTCAAGCAAAACAGCTGAATCAAACCGTTGCGGTTAACCCAGCAAATTTACCCGCCTCAGAGTTTCTGGCTCCCTATACCAGTGAAATGGGGATTAATTCAGACACTCTCGCTCAACTCCCAAGAGCTCACTAA
- a CDS encoding type IV pilin-like G/H family protein, which yields MTQPSDFETPPGQAESKKSFPIILWIIGGLGCGCFGLIILGIIAAIALPSFLNQANKARQAEARNNVHSMVRGQQAYHIEKGTFSKSIEELGLGIRPETENYRYQIVPQAGNKSVMITAQAKDALLKSYTGAVFTTKKGQEVATVSGICETMTPSTTPPAMPKFTANQSSPVECPPGSQPLNR from the coding sequence ATGACACAACCTTCAGACTTTGAAACCCCACCTGGACAAGCCGAATCCAAAAAATCATTCCCCATCATACTTTGGATTATTGGGGGCTTAGGTTGTGGTTGTTTTGGTCTCATCATCCTGGGAATTATTGCTGCGATCGCTTTGCCCAGTTTTCTCAACCAAGCCAATAAAGCTAGACAAGCAGAAGCTAGAAATAACGTTCATTCAATGGTTAGAGGGCAGCAAGCCTATCATATCGAGAAAGGAACTTTTAGCAAATCGATTGAAGAGTTAGGACTTGGCATTCGACCCGAAACGGAGAATTATCGGTATCAGATTGTGCCTCAAGCGGGTAACAAGAGTGTGATGATTACGGCTCAAGCGAAAGATGCATTGTTGAAGAGTTACACGGGTGCTGTTTTTACGACTAAAAAAGGTCAAGAGGTAGCGACTGTCTCAGGCATTTGTGAAACGATGACTCCCTCTACAACTCCTCCAGCCATGCCAAAGTTCACTGCCAATCAATCAAGTCCGGTTGAATGTCCCCCTGGTTCTCAACCCCTTAATAGATGA
- the uvrB gene encoding excinuclease ABC subunit UvrB, which translates to MSQFQLQAPFQPTGDQPHAIAQLTSYLQGNHRYQTLLGATGTGKTFSVAAVIEKIGKPTLVLAHNKTLAAQLCNELREFFPHNAVEYFVSYYDYYQPEAYIPVTDTYIEKSAAINDEIDMLRHSATRSLFERRDVIVVASISCIYGLGIPSEYLKAAIPIGVGKVIDQRQLLRDLASVQYSRNDLEMGRGRFRVKGDVVEIGPAYEDRIIRVEFFGDEIDAIRYIDPVTGEIISSLNALNIYPARHFVTPDDTLEEACDAIEEELRDRLVQLQDAGKLLEAQRLEQRTRYDLELLREVGYCNGVENYSRHLAGRYAGEPPECLIDYFPKDWLLVIDESHVTVPQIRGMYNGDQARKKVLIEHGFRLPSAADNRPLKAEEFWTKVNQCIFVSATPGDWEIEQSENRVVEQVIRPTGVIDPEIFVRPTEGQIDDLLGEIKERVKRKERTLVTTLTKRMAEDLTEYLQERGIQVRYLHSEIQSIERIEILQALREGEFDVLIGVNLLREGLDLPEVSLVAILDADKEGFLRAARSLIQTIGRAARHVQGQAIMYADNLTDSMIKAIDETERRRGIQLAYNKMHGITPQPIVSRASNSILAFLAVSRRLNAQQLEEVYQQADDLSLEEIPQLITQLEAQMKDAAKNLEFEEAAKYRDRIKHLRDKLVGH; encoded by the coding sequence ATGTCGCAATTTCAACTCCAAGCCCCCTTTCAACCGACTGGCGATCAGCCCCACGCGATCGCACAACTCACCTCCTACCTCCAAGGGAATCATCGCTACCAAACCCTACTCGGTGCAACCGGAACCGGTAAAACCTTCTCGGTTGCGGCTGTGATTGAGAAAATCGGCAAACCGACTCTCGTTCTCGCCCACAACAAAACCCTGGCGGCACAGTTATGTAATGAGTTGCGGGAGTTTTTTCCCCATAATGCCGTTGAGTACTTCGTTTCGTACTACGACTACTACCAGCCTGAAGCCTATATCCCTGTCACCGACACTTATATAGAGAAGAGTGCAGCGATTAATGATGAAATTGATATGCTCAGGCACTCGGCAACGCGATCGCTGTTTGAACGTCGGGATGTCATTGTTGTCGCGTCAATTAGCTGCATCTATGGCTTGGGCATTCCCTCAGAATACCTGAAGGCCGCGATTCCCATAGGAGTCGGGAAGGTCATTGACCAACGCCAGTTATTGCGAGACTTAGCCTCGGTGCAGTATTCGCGCAATGATTTAGAGATGGGACGGGGACGGTTCCGGGTGAAGGGCGATGTCGTGGAAATTGGCCCAGCCTACGAAGACCGGATTATTCGTGTAGAATTCTTTGGCGATGAAATTGACGCGATTCGCTACATTGACCCGGTTACAGGGGAGATTATCAGCAGTCTCAATGCCTTAAATATCTACCCCGCACGTCACTTTGTCACCCCAGATGACACCCTAGAGGAAGCCTGTGACGCGATTGAGGAAGAACTTCGGGATCGTTTGGTGCAATTGCAGGATGCGGGGAAGTTACTAGAAGCCCAACGATTGGAACAGCGTACTCGCTATGACTTGGAATTATTGCGGGAAGTCGGTTACTGCAACGGCGTGGAAAACTATTCTCGTCACTTGGCAGGGCGCTATGCCGGGGAACCACCGGAGTGTTTGATTGATTACTTTCCCAAAGATTGGCTGTTGGTGATTGATGAATCTCACGTTACGGTACCGCAAATTCGCGGCATGTACAACGGCGACCAAGCGAGGAAAAAAGTACTGATTGAGCATGGTTTTCGCTTGCCAAGTGCGGCTGATAATCGTCCCTTGAAGGCAGAGGAATTTTGGACGAAAGTTAATCAATGTATTTTTGTTTCAGCAACACCGGGAGACTGGGAGATTGAACAGTCGGAGAATCGAGTGGTGGAACAGGTGATTCGCCCGACGGGTGTGATTGATCCAGAAATTTTTGTGCGTCCGACAGAGGGGCAAATTGATGACCTTTTGGGTGAGATTAAGGAACGGGTGAAGCGGAAAGAACGGACGTTGGTAACCACCCTCACCAAGCGCATGGCGGAGGATTTAACGGAATACTTGCAAGAACGAGGCATTCAGGTGCGTTATTTGCACTCAGAGATTCAGTCGATTGAGCGGATTGAAATATTGCAAGCGTTGCGAGAGGGGGAGTTTGATGTGTTGATTGGGGTGAATTTGTTGCGGGAAGGGTTGGATTTGCCAGAGGTGTCTCTGGTGGCGATTTTGGATGCGGATAAGGAAGGGTTTTTAAGGGCAGCGCGATCGCTAATTCAAACGATTGGACGTGCGGCGCGTCATGTGCAGGGGCAAGCGATTATGTATGCGGATAACCTCACCGATAGCATGATTAAAGCGATTGATGAAACGGAACGGCGTCGCGGAATTCAGCTTGCATATAACAAGATGCATGGGATTACGCCTCAGCCGATTGTGTCAAGAGCAAGTAATTCGATTCTGGCGTTTTTAGCGGTGTCGCGGCGGTTGAATGCTCAACAATTGGAAGAGGTTTATCAACAGGCAGATGATTTGTCTTTAGAGGAGATTCCGCAGTTAATTACTCAATTGGAAGCGCAGATGAAGGATGCAGCCAAGAATTTGGAGTTTGAGGAGGCGGCGAAATATCGCGATCGGATTAAGCATTTAAGAGATAAACTGGTGGGTCATTAA
- a CDS encoding bifunctional orotidine-5'-phosphate decarboxylase/orotate phosphoribosyltransferase, which yields MDFFEKLNAAIAQNQSLLVVGLDPNPEMMPTHYCGGEDKDSLIEDLWDWLQFLIGETSDLVCAYKPTFGFYKALGVPGMELLHKTLTAIPAHIPIILDAKHGDLNTSTIFAQTVFTQWQVDAITLTPYSGQDHIAPFLIYPGKAVFVLCSTSNPGAVSLQQYPTPESPLYLQVVKEAKNWGTPEQLALEVGTTNAEIMARIRAVAPERIILARSIWAEGGGNLSEILAAGLNDNGDGLLIPVPQDILSSEKPAVAIEPLRQSINQTRQQIVQDGTTCDLWMPDVCFLEQHPYQDLILQLYDIGCILFGEFVQASGAVFPYYIDLRKIISNPQIFHQVLTAYEHILKDLTFDRIAGIPYGSLPTATGLSLRLNHPMIFPRKEVKAHGTRRVIEGHFEPGEMIVVVDDILISGKSVMEGAEKIKSAGLKVEDIVVFLDHEQGVKDRLKANGYRAHSVLTISEITETLYQAGRISEEQFQAFAQSH from the coding sequence ATGGACTTTTTCGAGAAACTGAATGCAGCGATCGCACAAAACCAAAGCTTGCTGGTAGTGGGACTCGATCCCAACCCAGAAATGATGCCCACGCATTACTGTGGAGGAGAAGACAAAGACAGTCTCATTGAGGACTTGTGGGATTGGCTGCAATTTCTGATCGGGGAAACCTCAGATTTAGTCTGTGCCTATAAGCCGACGTTTGGCTTTTACAAGGCGTTAGGGGTTCCAGGCATGGAACTGCTACACAAAACCCTCACGGCTATCCCGGCTCACATTCCCATCATTTTAGACGCCAAACACGGTGACCTCAATACCAGTACCATCTTTGCCCAAACCGTCTTTACACAGTGGCAGGTGGATGCGATTACCCTGACTCCCTACTCCGGGCAAGATCATATTGCACCGTTTTTGATTTATCCCGGTAAGGCGGTGTTTGTTCTGTGTTCCACCTCGAATCCGGGTGCCGTCTCTTTGCAGCAATATCCCACGCCGGAGTCTCCCCTGTACTTGCAAGTGGTCAAAGAGGCGAAAAATTGGGGGACTCCTGAACAATTGGCCCTCGAAGTGGGAACTACCAACGCCGAAATTATGGCACGTATCCGTGCGGTTGCTCCCGAACGAATTATCCTAGCACGAAGCATCTGGGCAGAAGGCGGTGGCAACCTTAGCGAAATCCTCGCCGCAGGATTGAATGACAACGGTGATGGACTGCTGATTCCAGTTCCCCAGGATATCTTATCCAGTGAGAAACCTGCTGTGGCGATCGAGCCACTACGTCAGTCGATTAATCAAACCAGACAACAGATTGTTCAGGACGGTACGACTTGTGATTTGTGGATGCCAGATGTTTGTTTTTTAGAACAGCATCCTTATCAAGATTTGATTTTGCAACTCTATGACATTGGTTGCATTTTATTCGGCGAGTTTGTTCAGGCATCAGGCGCAGTATTTCCTTACTACATCGACCTGCGGAAAATCATCTCTAACCCCCAAATCTTTCATCAAGTCCTCACTGCCTATGAACATATCCTCAAAGACCTCACTTTTGACCGCATCGCAGGTATTCCCTATGGTTCCTTACCCACAGCAACCGGATTATCTTTGCGGCTGAATCACCCGATGATTTTTCCCCGCAAGGAAGTCAAAGCACACGGTACAAGGAGGGTGATTGAAGGTCACTTTGAACCAGGAGAAATGATTGTTGTGGTAGATGACATTCTCATCAGTGGGAAGAGTGTAATGGAAGGAGCCGAAAAGATAAAATCGGCAGGATTAAAAGTCGAAGATATCGTCGTTTTTCTCGACCATGAACAAGGGGTCAAAGACAGACTAAAAGCCAATGGTTATCGAGCGCATTCAGTATTAACAATTTCTGAAATTACTGAAACCCTGTATCAAGCAGGGCGGATTAGTGAGGAACAGTTCCAAGCTTTTGCACAGTCCCATTGA
- a CDS encoding Uma2 family endonuclease: MNAITLTIPRLSAEGFLELCKANQDLQLELTATGEVIIMPPTFPWTGKQNFGIIAQLGAWIERTGLGFGFDSSTGFTLPNSAIRSPDASWVSNERWEALSETQQKEEFSPLSPDFVVELRSSSDSLKKLRQKMQEYIDNDVRLGWLIDATTKQVEIYRLGQDVEVLESPATLSGEGVLPGFVLDLGKVW; encoded by the coding sequence ATGAATGCCATCACCTTGACTATTCCTCGTTTGAGCGCAGAAGGTTTTCTTGAATTGTGCAAAGCAAATCAAGACTTGCAGCTAGAACTTACGGCGACAGGAGAAGTAATTATTATGCCTCCAACTTTCCCGTGGACAGGGAAGCAAAACTTTGGAATTATTGCTCAATTGGGTGCTTGGATTGAGCGAACAGGTTTAGGTTTTGGCTTCGACTCTTCTACCGGATTTACGTTACCTAATAGTGCGATTAGGTCACCTGATGCGAGTTGGGTGAGTAATGAACGGTGGGAAGCGTTGAGTGAAACTCAGCAAAAGGAGGAGTTTTCTCCTCTATCTCCTGATTTTGTAGTGGAGTTGCGTTCTAGTAGTGATTCGTTGAAGAAGTTACGACAAAAGATGCAGGAGTATATCGATAACGACGTTCGCTTAGGTTGGTTAATTGATGCCACAACCAAGCAGGTAGAAATCTATCGTTTGGGGCAGGATGTGGAGGTTTTGGAGTCTCCGGCAACGTTATCGGGAGAGGGTGTTTTGCCTGGGTTTGTGTTGGATTTGGGTAAGGTTTGGTGA
- a CDS encoding CsbD family protein, which yields MSTEDRAKATAKNIEGKAQEALGNVTGDPEDRAEGKAKQTQAEASHAKEDVKDKIKKAID from the coding sequence ATGAGTACAGAAGATAGAGCCAAAGCCACTGCCAAAAATATTGAAGGCAAAGCTCAAGAAGCATTGGGTAATGTAACTGGCGATCCTGAAGATAGAGCAGAAGGAAAAGCCAAGCAAACTCAGGCTGAAGCGAGTCATGCCAAAGAAGATGTCAAGGACAAAATCAAGAAGGCAATTGACTAA